One genomic segment of bacterium includes these proteins:
- a CDS encoding RNA polymerase subunit sigma-24: MERRSDIELARALAAGDRDAGDALIDRSYDGVFRFLRPLCRGDAARAADAAQEAFRRAWEALGRFEGRSSFATWV; encoded by the coding sequence GTGGAACGACGCAGCGACATCGAGTTGGCGCGCGCGTTGGCGGCGGGGGACCGCGACGCCGGCGACGCGCTGATCGACCGCTCGTACGACGGCGTCTTCCGCTTCCTGCGCCCGCTCTGCCGCGGCGACGCGGCGCGCGCGGCCGATGCCGCGCAGGAGGCGTTCCGACGCGCCTGGGAGGCGCTGGGGCGGTTCGAAGGGCGCTCCAGCTTCGCGACGTGGGTC